TCGACAAATACACATCCTCCAGCGTTGAAGTCCCGGAACTGCCCAAGACTTTTATCGCTTCCGTCAAACAGGTGTGCCGCACCGGCTGGGTAGCCCTGCCGGCGCTGGGCTGTCCGGCGCTGATTTTGATCGGCATTTACGGCGGCATCTTTACGCCCAACGAGGCCGGCGGCATCGCGGCCATTTACTGTCTGCTGGTCGGCTGGTTCGCTTACCGCGAACTGACCTGGAAGCGCCTGAAAAAAGCCTTGTCCAGCACGGTCGGAACGTTCGGCATGACCACGCTGCTGTTGGCTGGCGGCACGGTTCTGACCCGTTACCTGACCCGGCAGGGCGTGGCTCAGCAGGTGGCGTCGGCCATGCTTTCGATGTTTTCGAGCAAGTACATGATTTTGCTCATGCTCAACGTATTCCTGCTCTTCCTCGGCATGTTCCTCGACGGTATTCCCATTCTCATTCTGGTCGTGCCGCTGGTGCTGCCCCTGATGACGGAACTGGGAGTCAACCTGGTCCACCTCGGCGCGATCATGGTGGTCAACGTCGGCATCGGTGTGATGACGCCGCCGTTCGCCATGTCGATCTTCGTCGGGTCGCGTCTGTCGGAAATCTCCGCGGCCGACCTGACGAAAGCGATGCTGCCTTTCCTGTTCTACGTTTCCATCCCCGTCCTGCTGCTGACAACGTATTTCCCTTTCCTGTCGTGCTGGCTGCCCGAGCTGCTTCTGGGCGCGAACGTCGTCGGCGCGTGGTAAACGGACGGCGGAAGCTTTAACTCACGTTCGAGAGAGTCTTGATTTAAATTTTTTGAGGAGGGAAGGCAATGACGTACGATCTGTTGCTCAAAAACGGCATGTGCTATGCCGGCGACGGCAAGGAAGGCTTTCGCGCCGACGTGGCAGTCAAAGACGGCAAAATTGCCGCCGTCGGCAGCGTTCAGGCCGAGGCACGCCGCACGATCGACGCCGCGGGGCTGGCGGTGGCTCCCGGTTTTATCGACACGCACAGTCACTCCGACCTGGTGGCTCTGGTCGAACCCGAAATCGCCAATAAAACGACTCAGGGCGTCACGACGGACATCATCGGTCAGGACGGGATGTCGCTGGCTCCCGTCGTGCCGGAATTTCTGTCTTCATGGGAAAAGACGATGGCCGGGCTGGAGGGACAGTACCCGGTCGACTGGAAATGGCGCTCCGCCGAAGACTATCTGAAACGCCTCGACGCGATGCCGCTGGGGCCCAATCTCGCCTACCTGGCGCCGACGGGCAATATCCGCATGTGCGTAATGGGTCTTGAGAACCGCCCCGCCACGGCCAGCGAGATCGACATGATGAAGGATCTGCTGGAAAAATGCATCGGCGCGGGCGCGGTCGGCCTCTCCACAGGGCTCATCTACCCTCCCAGCAACTATATGACGGAAGATGAGATCGCCGC
This genomic stretch from Pyramidobacter piscolens W5455 harbors:
- a CDS encoding TRAP transporter large permease, which translates into the protein MFDLGTSTTLVTFLVGIVAGLPIGWVFIGATALGVILGGGTMTFIANSFFHSLDSSTVMAIAFFVFSGALIGEAGLADRIVNFSYALVGRLKGGLTAVGIVATLFMGALTGSSVPCIAALIPLLVPKLEKFGYSRVYTTALLCSSSYLGYLIPPSVPAMIYCLLAGQSVGALFLSTVFPGLLLALGYCILNYLYVDKYTSSSVEVPELPKTFIASVKQVCRTGWVALPALGCPALILIGIYGGIFTPNEAGGIAAIYCLLVGWFAYRELTWKRLKKALSSTVGTFGMTTLLLAGGTVLTRYLTRQGVAQQVASAMLSMFSSKYMILLMLNVFLLFLGMFLDGIPILILVVPLVLPLMTELGVNLVHLGAIMVVNVGIGVMTPPFAMSIFVGSRLSEISAADLTKAMLPFLFYVSIPVLLLTTYFPFLSCWLPELLLGANVVGAW